The sequence GTTGATGGGTGCATGACCACTTCAGCATTATCTGATTTTAAACCTGCATTAGCTAAAGCATCTTGTACATCACCAAAACTTTCTGGAGTAGTAATCACTAAAATATTATCTTCAGATACTTCAATATCATCAGCACCTGCTTCTAAAGCAATTTCCATGATTTGATCTTCAAGCGTTACATCTTCAAATGAAATCTCACCACGCTTGGTAAATAAATAAGCCACTGAACCTGTTGTTCCTAAATTACCATTCGTTTTAGTAAAACAATGACGTACATCAGGTACAGTACGATTCAAATTATCAGTCATGGTTTCAACAATAACTGCAACACCACCAACACCATAACCTTCGTAAGTGACTTCTTTTAAATCATCATTATCTTCACCACCAACACCACGCTGAATTGCACGGTTAATAGTATCACGTGTCATATTAACAGATAAGGCTTTTTCTACTACCGCACGCAAACGTGGGTTACTTGCCACTTCACCGCCACCTAATTTAGCAGCTGTAACGATTTCACGGATATATTTTGTAAAAATTTTACCACGGCTTGCATCTTGTTTTGCTTTACGATGCTTAATATTCGCCCATTTTGAATGACCTGCCATTGCAGAACTCCACTAAAATAAAAAACTAAATTTACCTTATTATTTTAATTTAACATAAGGTAAATCATAACAAAAATTTTATTTCAATAAAAAACCCTTTCTATACTGTGATAGAAAGAGTTTTTACATCAAAATTATTCTACAGCTGGACTATTTGCTTCAATCAATGGTTTTAATTCACCTGATTGAAACATTTCCAGCATAATATCGCTACCACCAATAAGCTCACCTTTTACCCAAAGTTGTGGGAAAGTAGGCCAATTCGCAATTTGTGGTAATGTTGCACGAATATCTTGATTTTCTAAAATATTGACATAAGCAAATGGACGACCAATTTGACTTAATACTTCTACTGCACGAGCAGAAAAACCACATTGTGGAAATTGTGGTGTACCTTTCATATACAATAATACATTATGTTTAGCAATTTGTTCACGGATTAACGTTTCTGTATCACGTTGTTCAGTCATGGCGAAGCCTCTATCGATTAATTATCTTATCGCTTGTGTTAGAAATATTTTTATTATAACAGAATTTACTGCGTGATATAATCTATTTTTTATCAATATTACTTTATTTTTTTATCAAATTTTGCTATATATAAGCCTTTATTTTTTATAGGATAACGATGATGACCTACACTCCAGCACCAATTAATCCCAACGAACCATCACACATTATGCCAACTTATGCCAGACAAAATATCGCTTTTGTGCGTGGCAAGGGTTCATCTTTATACACTGAAGATGGAACAGAATATTTTGATGCCTTAACAGGCATTGCCGTATGTGGTTTAGGTCATTCCCATCCTGTAATAGCCCAAGCAATTGCTGAACAAGCACAAACGTTAATTCATACCAGTAATTTATTTGAAATCCCATGGCAAACAGCAGCTGCACAAAAATTGGCTGAAGTGTCAGGTATGCAAGAAATTTTCTTTGCCAATAGTGGTGCAGAAGCCAATGAAGGAGCGATTAAAATTGCCCGTAAATATGGTCATCAGCAAGGCATTGACAATCCTAAAATTGTGGTCATGGAAAAATCATTTCATGGACGTACCATGGCAACACTTACCGCAACAGGCAATAAAAAAGTGCAAGAAGGTTTTGCACCACTCGTTGAAGGTTTTATTCGCATTCCATTTGGCGATGTTGAAGCATTAGAAGAAGTTGCATTACAACACCCTGATATTGTTGCCGTTTTACTTGAACCAATTCAAGGTGAAGGTGGTATCAATACTGCTCCACAAGGTTTTAGTTATTTAGAAGATGTACGCCGTATTTGTAATCAACATCATTGGTTAATGATGCTTGATGAAGTACAAACCGGTAATGGACGTACAGGGCGTTATTTTGCTTATCAACATACCAATATTGTACCTGATGTTTTAACTACAGCTAAAGGCTTAGGCAATGGCTTCCCGATTGGTGCGGTGATGACACAAGGTCAAGCGGTCGGGATTTTACAAGCAGGTAATCATGGCTCAACTTATGGTGGTACGGCATTAGGTTCACGCATTGTTTACACCGTAATTGAACAAATGCAACACGAAAATGCAGTCGAAAATGCTGAAAAAATAGGTAATTATATTGTACAACAATTACGCACCCAGCTTACAGATAAAATTGTCGAAGTGCGTGGTTTTGGTATGATGATTGGTATTGAACTTAAACGTGAATGTGGCGATTTAGTCGCCATTGCTCGTGATGAATATCATCTAATTTTAAATGTAACAGCGGGTAATGTGATTCGTTTATTGCCTGCTTTAAATCTGACACAAGAACAAGCTGATGATTTAATTCAACGTTTAGTGAAAATGATTGAGCAACACGCTTAGTAAAATTTACTCTCTATTCCTTGATAAATGGTAAGGGCGAAAGTATTGCCCTTACATAATTTTAATCAAAATAGCAAATATTAAGATTCACTCTGCTCTATTTGATCTGCAATCAAAGGATAGCACGGCGAACTAACACGTGTTAAATCAGCCCCCCAAGTACGAAAACCTTGCGTATCAATATGAATTTGTCCAGAACGATAAACGCCTAAACCCATATTAAAACTTGCACCATGTTGTAACCAAAAATAGCATAATTTTTGCTTGGTATGCTCGATTTCCACATATTCTTCTACAGTTGGATACTCAGAACCTAAACGGAAATCAATGGCTGCATTAAATAAATGTTTAGATGAGCTTGCCCCACCTGCACAACTATTGGTTGGATAATCACGATACACTGAAGTAACTTCAAAATCTTTTAAAATCTTGGCAGATTGTAAATAATGGAAAACCTTTAAAGTCGCAATCGAATTACTCCATAACTCACGAGATGGCACCATATATTCAGATGCTCCACAACTTTCCCATGAACGTGCAGTACGCAACAGCTCAAACATTGGCACAATATTAGCAACCTGATATTGTTGTAAATATTGTTCATATTGTTGCACACGCAAACGATTTTCCCCTTGCGATAGCCAAATCACATAAGAATAAGGAATGGTTTTTTCTTTTTGTTTTACAGGTTTTAACTTAGGCAAAGGAACACTATATTGTGCAGGAATTTCCGCCACAGGTTTAGGAATTTTTACTGTTTTCTGTACTTTAGGTGGGGGAGAAGCGGGAGTACAGCCGACCATAACACCAGAAAATAGCACTAGGGTCAGCCCTAATTTAAAGCGTGATTGCATTTTACTGCCTTTTATACAAAATTATTACAATATTGTACCTAATTTTTTGCTGAATAGATAAACTATTTTTGCAAAAAATTGTGCAATTTATGCAATCAATATCAACAATGATGGATTTAGATTTGTTCAGGTACTGCCATTAAAAATTCTTGGCGTGCTTCTTTATCTGTTTTAAAATCGCCTATAAAAGATACTGTACGAGTCGTTGAATGTTGTTTTTGAATACCACGCATCATCATACACATATGAGCTGAATCAATCACAACAGCTACACCACGAGCTTTGGTAATATCTTGAATCGCTTGAGCAATTTGTTGCGTTAAATTTTCTTGAATTTGTAAACGGCGAGCAAACATTTCAGTAATACGAGCAAATTTTGACAAACCTAATACTTGCCCTTCTGGTAGATAGGCAATATGCACACGCCCATAAAATGGCAATAAATGATGTTCACATAAAGAATAAAATTCAATATTTTTCACCAAAACCATTTCACGGTTATCTGATGGAAATACCGCATCATTCGCAACTTCAACTAAATCTTGTTGATAACCAGATGTTAAATATTGAAATGCTTTAGCAGCACGTTGTGGCGTATCTTTTAAACCTGCACGGTTTAAATCTTCTCCAACAGCATTAATAATATCAGCATAGGCGTGTGAAATAGACATATAAATCGCTAAATTATCAAATAAAAGTAATATTATAACAGCTATGATATAAAATTTAAATGCTCATAGATTTATATTTCCATGAGCATTGTTCAGTTAAACACGAAAATTATTTAAAGTCGGAGACTTTATAACCCATCTCTTCAATACAACCTTCCATGACACCAAAGCTATATTCTTTAAGTGCTTGCTCTTTTTCCTGTTTTGTTTTTGGCACAGGTAATTTTGATGCATCTTCTACACTTGCATCAATAATATTGGTAAAGAACTCACGTTCTTCTTTTCCTGCTTTCGCATTAATAATGCTTTTATATAAGTTTTGTTTAGCCACTTTTGTCGTTTTATTTGCTTGATGCTCTTTATAAGCTTCATTTGCAATATACGCAAACATACTACACATTTGAAATGCTTGCTCTTTTGAAAATTGTGGTTTTTGTGTTTCTGCTTGTGCAGTCGCTGAGCCTAAGAGTACCGTAGCACCTAAAACCGTTGCCACTAGAGATTTATACATAGACATCTTATCTACCTTTCAATGAAAATTTAATTCAGATTAACATAATTACTGCTATAAAAATAGGCTTTTTTGATATATTATGATGTATTTTTGTTAGCAAGGAAATAGAATTACTACATAATCTCATCATCATATCCAATACGTTTCCTCATTAGTCTTGACGTGTTTTATCACGCCCAACACGTTTAATCAACACCAACACTGCTCCACTTCCGCCTTGATTACTTGGAGCAGAAACAAATGCCAACACATCTGGGTGCTGACGTAACCACCCATTGACATAGGTTTTTAACACACCACCATCACCGCCTTTACCATGTACGATTTTCAGTACGGTTTGCTGTTCATCTTTTGCCATTTGAATGATTTGTAATACCGCTGTACGAGCTTGCTCCACTGTACAACCATGTAAATCCACCGCTTCAAACCACGGCAATTTACCTGTTTTTAAATCATCAAATACTTTATCTTGCAAGGTACGGATTTTATAACTAAGTTGCTGTTGGCTCCCCACAGGATTGAGCATAGCCCGAGTATCAGATAATAAAGTTTCATCAGTTTGCATTTCACCTTCCGCAGCTGCACGGCGAGCCAAAATTTGTGCATCAATTTTGCCTTTTTTAGGGCGTTCAATCACTGCCTGATTTGATGGTGGCAATGGTTTAACTCCAGCCATTGCTTTAGCAAATACATTTTCATCACTATTTTCGGCATGTTGTTGAGCCTGCTGTTCAGCAATTTTTTGTTCAATTTCAGCATTTTTCAATTGCTGTTTGAGCTGATTTAACTCAGATTTTACTGTAGCAAATGGAGATTTACTCATATATAACCTAATATTATTTTTCAAAATCAATCGATGAAATTAAATGTAGTTTTTCATATTCATCACAAGCACGCTTAATTCCACCTTTACAGGCTTGCTGAAATAAACTTTCTGCACGATCAAAATCCACTTGCCCTGCAATACCTTGTTGATTATATAATGCCAAATTATATATCGCTGGAGCATGACCTTGTTCAGCTGATTTAGTTAGCCATTCTCGGGCTTTGTTTTCATCTTTACCTATTACACCTAGATGATATAATACAGCATATGCCATTTGCGAATCAGCATGACCTAATTCTGCTTTTTTTTGAATATTTGTTGCCATGCTTGTTATCATATCTGCTCTTAGGTTCAATAATTGCATTCTACCTGCTTCTATTTCCCCTTGCTTAGTTGCTTCAGCTAGAAGTGGTTTAACTAATGAATCATTAGTGCTATCTTTGTCTGTTAGATAAATTACTGCTAACATCGCTTTAGCATTACCATAACCTTGAACAGATGCTTTCTCTAACCAAACCTGTGCTTGACGAGTATCTTTAGATTCTTGTAAATACCAACTGCCTAAAAAAATTTGAGCTTGAGCATAACCCTGTTGTGCTGATTTAGTTATCCACTCTATACCCAATTTTTCATCTTTGCTCACATGATACATTCCCAAAAGCATTTGTGCCTGATAATGTTCTTGCTGTGCTGATTGTTCAACATAAGGTAAAACTTGTGTCATTAATTCACTATATTGCTGTAAAAAAACTTTTGGATCATGTACAGAAACATCTCCACTATTTTTCGACATAACAGCAACAGCATAACGATATTGTGCGTCTTTATCGCCTTTATCAGCTTTATTTTTTAATTCTGAAAATGCAATAGGTTGAACTTGAGTTGTGGTTGTACAAGATGCTAACATACTAACAGCTAGACTCAATGATAATATACATACTTTAAATAATGATTTTTTCATCATAAATACTCTAAAATTTTTAAACTTATACAAAATTAATCATTTACCATACATCAACAATGATATTACTTTTCTTTCAGCTCACCAAACAACGCTGTAAATGCTTCATCTGGGCGTGGCTGTTTCATAAAACTTTCACCAACCAAAAAGCGATAAATGCCATTGTCTAACATCATTTGTACATCATTAGATGTGGCAATACCACTTTCGGTGATTAAATCTCGTCCATCATCAAGCATGTTTTTTAAGCGCAATGTGGTTTGTAAATCCACATCAAAGGTTTTCAAATTACGATTATTGACCCCAATCAGACAGCGTTTATCTAACTGTAAAGCACGTTCCATTTCTTGTTCATCATGTACTTCGACTAATACATCTAAACCATATTCAAAAGCTGTTTGCGACATTTCTTGTAACTGCCCATCAGACAAACACGCCACAATTAACAAAATACAATCAGCGTGCAATGCCCGTGCTTCAATCACTTGATACGGGTCAATTAAAAAATCTTTACGTAAAATCGGCAAATCACAGTTCGCTCGAGCAATGGCAATATTTTCATTTGCCCCCTGAAAAAAATCTACATCTGTCAAAACTGACAAGCAACTGGCACCAGCAGATTGATATTGTTGAGCAATTTCAGCAGGATTAAAATTTGAACGGATAATGCCTTTAGATGGCGATGCTTTTTTAATCTCAGCAATGACTGCAGGGCTTTTCTGATTGAGTGCCTGAGCAAATGCACGCAAAGGAGATGCATTTTTCGCCATTTGTTCCATATCAGCCAAACTATAACGCTGTAAACATTCTGCTAATTCTTGCTGTTTACGCTCAACAATTTTTCCTAAAATGGTATTTTGAATATTCATGGCTTATCCTTGTTGTTCATACTGTTTAATCGTTTTACAATATTCCCCAAAAACACTTAATTTTTCAATGGCTTGTCCACCATATAAAATATCTTGTGCTAATGCCACGCCTTGTGCATAATCTTTACACAATCCAGAAACATATAAACCTGCCCCAGCATTGAGTGCAATCATATCACTGGCTTTTTCGTCCAATTCGGTTTTCTTTTTCGATAAGGCATTTTTAATCAAGTCAAAACTTTCATCGGCATTGGCAACCGATAAACCTTGTAAACTTTGCGATTGAATGCCAACATCTTCAGGTTTAATCGTCCATTCGTGAATATGACCATCTTTTAATTCAGCCACATAAGTGGTTGATGCTAAACTAATTTCATCTAAACCATCTTGTGAATGCACCACCATCACGTGTTCTGCACCGAGATTTTTTAACACTTCTGCCAACGGACGACACAATGCCTGATTAAACACACCAATCACTAAACGTTTGACATTGGCAGGATTGGTCAAAGGTCCTAACAAATTAAAAAATGAACGTAATCCGAGTTCACGGCGTGCATTTATTGCGTGTTTCATGGCGGGGTGATGATTTGGTGCAAACAAGAAACAAATACCCATTTCACGTAAACTACGTTCAGTCTGTGCCAAATTTAAATCTAAACGAATATCAGCTTTTTCCAGTAAATCAGATGACCCCGATTTACTCGATACCCCACGATTGCCATGTTTTGCGACATTCGCTCCTGCCGCTGCTATGACAAAAGTTGATGCGGTCGATACATTAAATAAATGTTGTCCATCGCCACCTGTACCAACAATATCCACCAAATATGGCACATCATCGACCTGAATTTTTGCAGAAAATTCACGCATAATACGAGCAGCTGCGGTAATTTCATCGATACTTTCGCCTTTCATTCGTAAACCCAT comes from Moraxella sp. ZY210820 and encodes:
- a CDS encoding YebC/PmpR family DNA-binding transcriptional regulator codes for the protein MAGHSKWANIKHRKAKQDASRGKIFTKYIREIVTAAKLGGGEVASNPRLRAVVEKALSVNMTRDTINRAIQRGVGGEDNDDLKEVTYEGYGVGGVAVIVETMTDNLNRTVPDVRHCFTKTNGNLGTTGSVAYLFTKRGEISFEDVTLEDQIMEIALEAGADDIEVSEDNILVITTPESFGDVQDALANAGLKSDNAEVVMHPSTKAEITDIDQAKQIMKMIDMLEDLDDVQNVYTNVEFSDDVLAQLDA
- the grxD gene encoding Grx4 family monothiol glutaredoxin, producing the protein MTEQRDTETLIREQIAKHNVLLYMKGTPQFPQCGFSARAVEVLSQIGRPFAYVNILENQDIRATLPQIANWPTFPQLWVKGELIGGSDIMLEMFQSGELKPLIEANSPAVE
- a CDS encoding aspartate aminotransferase family protein, which codes for MMTYTPAPINPNEPSHIMPTYARQNIAFVRGKGSSLYTEDGTEYFDALTGIAVCGLGHSHPVIAQAIAEQAQTLIHTSNLFEIPWQTAAAQKLAEVSGMQEIFFANSGAEANEGAIKIARKYGHQQGIDNPKIVVMEKSFHGRTMATLTATGNKKVQEGFAPLVEGFIRIPFGDVEALEEVALQHPDIVAVLLEPIQGEGGINTAPQGFSYLEDVRRICNQHHWLMMLDEVQTGNGRTGRYFAYQHTNIVPDVLTTAKGLGNGFPIGAVMTQGQAVGILQAGNHGSTYGGTALGSRIVYTVIEQMQHENAVENAEKIGNYIVQQLRTQLTDKIVEVRGFGMMIGIELKRECGDLVAIARDEYHLILNVTAGNVIRLLPALNLTQEQADDLIQRLVKMIEQHA
- a CDS encoding D-Ala-D-Ala carboxypeptidase family metallohydrolase; translation: MQSRFKLGLTLVLFSGVMVGCTPASPPPKVQKTVKIPKPVAEIPAQYSVPLPKLKPVKQKEKTIPYSYVIWLSQGENRLRVQQYEQYLQQYQVANIVPMFELLRTARSWESCGASEYMVPSRELWSNSIATLKVFHYLQSAKILKDFEVTSVYRDYPTNSCAGGASSSKHLFNAAIDFRLGSEYPTVEEYVEIEHTKQKLCYFWLQHGASFNMGLGVYRSGQIHIDTQGFRTWGADLTRVSSPCYPLIADQIEQSES
- the folE gene encoding GTP cyclohydrolase I FolE, yielding MSISHAYADIINAVGEDLNRAGLKDTPQRAAKAFQYLTSGYQQDLVEVANDAVFPSDNREMVLVKNIEFYSLCEHHLLPFYGRVHIAYLPEGQVLGLSKFARITEMFARRLQIQENLTQQIAQAIQDITKARGVAVVIDSAHMCMMMRGIQKQHSTTRTVSFIGDFKTDKEARQEFLMAVPEQI
- a CDS encoding Smr/MutS family protein; translated protein: MSKSPFATVKSELNQLKQQLKNAEIEQKIAEQQAQQHAENSDENVFAKAMAGVKPLPPSNQAVIERPKKGKIDAQILARRAAAEGEMQTDETLLSDTRAMLNPVGSQQQLSYKIRTLQDKVFDDLKTGKLPWFEAVDLHGCTVEQARTAVLQIIQMAKDEQQTVLKIVHGKGGDGGVLKTYVNGWLRQHPDVLAFVSAPSNQGGSGAVLVLIKRVGRDKTRQD
- a CDS encoding tetratricopeptide repeat protein, giving the protein MKKSLFKVCILSLSLAVSMLASCTTTTQVQPIAFSELKNKADKGDKDAQYRYAVAVMSKNSGDVSVHDPKVFLQQYSELMTQVLPYVEQSAQQEHYQAQMLLGMYHVSKDEKLGIEWITKSAQQGYAQAQIFLGSWYLQESKDTRQAQVWLEKASVQGYGNAKAMLAVIYLTDKDSTNDSLVKPLLAEATKQGEIEAGRMQLLNLRADMITSMATNIQKKAELGHADSQMAYAVLYHLGVIGKDENKAREWLTKSAEQGHAPAIYNLALYNQQGIAGQVDFDRAESLFQQACKGGIKRACDEYEKLHLISSIDFEK
- the trpC gene encoding indole-3-glycerol phosphate synthase TrpC, with protein sequence MNIQNTILGKIVERKQQELAECLQRYSLADMEQMAKNASPLRAFAQALNQKSPAVIAEIKKASPSKGIIRSNFNPAEIAQQYQSAGASCLSVLTDVDFFQGANENIAIARANCDLPILRKDFLIDPYQVIEARALHADCILLIVACLSDGQLQEMSQTAFEYGLDVLVEVHDEQEMERALQLDKRCLIGVNNRNLKTFDVDLQTTLRLKNMLDDGRDLITESGIATSNDVQMMLDNGIYRFLVGESFMKQPRPDEAFTALFGELKEK
- the trpD gene encoding anthranilate phosphoribosyltransferase; amino-acid sequence: MNIQQALNNIVQNIDLTQSEMEHIMRALMQGELTDAQIGALMMGLRMKGESIDEITAAARIMREFSAKIQVDDVPYLVDIVGTGGDGQHLFNVSTASTFVIAAAGANVAKHGNRGVSSKSGSSDLLEKADIRLDLNLAQTERSLREMGICFLFAPNHHPAMKHAINARRELGLRSFFNLLGPLTNPANVKRLVIGVFNQALCRPLAEVLKNLGAEHVMVVHSQDGLDEISLASTTYVAELKDGHIHEWTIKPEDVGIQSQSLQGLSVANADESFDLIKNALSKKKTELDEKASDMIALNAGAGLYVSGLCKDYAQGVALAQDILYGGQAIEKLSVFGEYCKTIKQYEQQG